The genomic DNA TAAGATATGTTATCCATTTTaaattacataaataaaaactatGGATTTAATGATTTAATATCCGTTTGAAGCTGCATAAAAAATactgacaccctgtggtcaaatatgggtactgcaggttatgtatcaaaacaaacaagcctGTTCCTCATAAGGTAGGAACAGAGACATGGGGGTTAAACTTGGGGTTTCTTTCTTTAAAAGTCTGAAAACAAAAGTGAGTGTCAAAAAGTGCACACACAGCTAATCCAGAATCCTCACAACAGCAGGTATGCAGGGATAAAGAGGCTGACCCCGACAAGGTCCCAAAACAACCTGCTTATGCCTTTAAGGGTTGTCCAAACACAGTATACCCAATTAGTGTTTTTATAATTCCCCAGATTCAAAACTTGATTAACtcataaaaagaaaatatttcataTAAATCCTAAATGGGTTTTAAGACCAACACAACAGAAGAAAATTCAGGCAATCCTCACACCATCAAAGGGAGGCGTAGCAGCAGCAAGAAACTGAACTCACCCTGGAGAAGTCAAAATGTGGCTCATACTGTCCACCAACGCCATAGTTAGCAACCTGGTGAGCCATAAAAAAAACACTCAGTAAAAAACAGGACATTATAAATATTTTTTATCCACTGACTTGACCATCATGAAACAAGATTTCATGATCAGTATGACAATGGGATGAACCTTTTATGTGGTtgtaaagaaaaaaagagaaagctTCCAGTGTAAATTTTGTTGACCaactattttcatttttttatatgAATAACTTTTTGCGAACGAAAAcgaaacaaaaactaaaaaaataataCTTAAAACTCAATTATCACGAATATTGATAAATATTTTGTTGACGAATAAAAGACAAAAATTGACAGTAgcaaaaatccaatcagaaaacaaGAACGACGGGAGGAAcggaaaagaaccaatcagcaaaagGAACAAGTGGGACTAGACGAGAGAAGAACCAATCCGGAGCCGACTGCTACTTGAACAAGCTGCGTGTAATAGCTGAACAAGTTATGTCTAAAAGGAGAAAATGTCCACGGCTGGGAGGAAAAGCATTAGATGTGATGATCTGAAAAGTATTTGGTGAGTACACGTCCGAGGTTTCCCCACGTTATAAAAGTGTTACGGAGGTAGCAGCGAGCCGAGGTGGGTGAGGGCATGAAGAGCGATGTTTTTGTGAGGAAATAACGCTCAACCTACCTTGGTAAATTAGTTTGGGGAAAACCCCTTTAGTTTACCCCTCGCATTATCAGGGTAACATTTTTTAAGGTTTAAATtgcatgatgtcatttcctgtcatgcttacaaatattactgcacattatacagatgtGTGTACTTTAGTAATACTGAGACACAATTTCAAACTGTTGTTattaaaacaattataaataTAGCAGGGATTCCCGCAGAAAATGAGTTGAGCCTGGCGGCTTCGACcatcggggtgtgtgtgtgtgtgtgtgtgtgtgggggggggggcactctgTCTCGCAGCGCTCCTCCGATCCAAAATATTTCCTATTGCTTTACAGTTTCCAATAAGTGTAGTTAACATTTCCTTTGCAGAAGTTGAAAATTAtgcatcagaagaaaaatacaCATTTATTATAGCCGACTAAAGtaagactaaaattaaaacaaattggACGACTAAATTAAAAAGAATTTTAGTCCaaagaaaaactaaacaaaaatgtattgtcaaaattaacactgaaaGCTTCTTAGGGGACATATTTTATATCAAATAAGAGAAAATGGTCATTTATTTATTACCTGCAGTAATTCTGCTGTTTCCACCGTCAGGCCGGTGATATCTTCTATTCTCTGATTAACTCTATCAATAACAACATCCTCTTCTCCTTCCAGCCACGCACTGAACAAATTATTCATTATGCACACAGTTAGTTTTCTTATTTTACATAGCTTGATCAATCAGCCATAATAATAAACAATAGAATAGAAAAAACTATGAGATTGTAAAAAATTATAAGAtcttattttttaaaacaattaataTGATAGTttaaagttaaaatgtttcaCGTAAAAATGATTCTTCAGCTTTTTCATCACAAGTTTCACGTCATTTCATGCTACACATGAAAACAAATTTACATGTTAAAGCCATTTAATATTATAATTTTGGTCAATGAAGGTAAGAAAATGCCTAATCTAgtaatcaaataaataaaaaggaacCAAATGAGTCCCTTCTTTTTAAAGGCTGACCTTTTAGATACTCTGTAGTTGGCTGTGGTCAGAACTCCTGTTTTAGGATCACGAACCGTCGCTCTGGCAAGCTGCAAGGTTAGAGAAAGTGTGCAAagaaatgtatttttatgttgGAAACCGAGGATTTTGTAAACAAATAAGCAGTTAGCCAGCAGAAAGCAGGAGGCTAAAACTTCAGGTCTCACCCTGGGCTTGGCCAGCTCTTTAATCTTCTCGATCTCTATGTCTGACAGCATTTCCAGGTAGCGTACGATGTGGGGGTTGTCCCACTCGTCCTCCTCCTTCATTGGCTTCAGCAGGAGACGAGGGTTCCTGTTGCCATCCTGGTAGCGACAGAATAAACGGCTTTGCCTTGCTTTAGTCTAAAggaaacataaacacacacaaaagACTGAAGAAAACTTACTCGTGTAATTTATGATAGTTATTTTATTAAATGCTCTGCTAAGGAAGAATGGCTTACATTAATGAGACAAATTTGTTTTGGATCAAATTTATATCAAGATTTGGTTGAATAAAAAGCAACAACAGCTATTACCATCTGAACCCCCTCTCCTCTGCACAGAGCCTCGTAGGCCTCCCTCTCTGGAAGGTGGTCTTTAGGTCTGGTGTATGTCCCCAGCTGGATGGACTCCTCAGAGGCAGGCTGGTAGGCCTGGTTCATCTCATTTAGCTGtttggacagcagcagctcaaagTAACGGAGGTTTCCTCCCGCCCTCTCGTGGCTGGGGTCTACCGGGGGGAAAGCATGAGTTGTTCATATCAATGCAGTGATGTATAATAGCTTTCATTTCCATTTTTTACATTGGCTTGCATGATGAGAGCAAGTCTGACCTCTTGTGGACATTATGAGAAAAACATCCACCATATAGTGGCATAACACCTGTATCCCGTGGAATTGTGTCTTAGGGCAAATGCCATCAGATTAGTTACATAAGCAGAACAGCACATTTTCATAACTCTTGAGATGCAATTCTGAACATTCTAATTGTTGCATCTCTATCTTTTCTGTTTCTGCTAAGTTTGAAGACTAAACTAACATGATTTAACAAAGACTGCTGCTTGGGTTTTATCTGCTCTGTATGCATTTTTATTCCTTTTAGCACAAAGTGGATCTGCATACACTCTACCTAAATTCCTTTTCCAATGACACGTTAACAAGGATACCACAGCCCAAAGAAGATGGTCTGCAGCTGTCCACAGAGCCCTTAGGTCAGAAATAACAGTTTCAAACCACCAGCCTCTCTGTGGAATGGACAACACCCCGCTGCTGTGGCGAGAACAGAGCAGAGCGCAAACCATTCAGAGCCAGAGCAGAGAGTGGACTGTTGTTATTAGTGAGAAATAAAAAAAGGGGCTACCCAATAATTACGTCTCTGTAAAGAGTTGTGGTTGTAATGACTGGCAGCCATGAGAAGCAACAAAATCACAATTTTATTTTAGTAAAAATGAAAAACCTCTTTACCAACAGCAACGAGTCTCCGTGTCAGCTCAACGGCTCGAGGCAGGTCACCCATTTGGTAAACGGAGTAGCTAAGATAGTCCAAAATCTCCGCTTTGGAGACCACAGCTTCCTCTCCGCCATCCAACTGTTTTAGGGACTGCTGGAACCACAGCACGGCGTGGTAGTAATCCGCATCGTTGTAGGCCGTCTTCCCCATGTCAAAGCAGTCGTCCACTGTTAGCTCGGCATTAGAGTGAACACCTGGGAATGGACAGAATATTTGTCAAGCTTTTAAACCTCCTTTATGATCAGTTAATTTTTCAAAACCTCTGGATTTCTTCAGTTTTTCAGAAAATGTTGTTTTCCTATAAACACCCAACTATAAAATCATCCAAGGCCAAAAATGACACCAGATAAAATTTTCTCCAAGTACACGTGACATTTTTCTCAAGTTTTATGGTTGATATAAAAgacgtttatgaagttctttgtaaAAAAATCTTTCTCCcatgaagcaatttcagcagttttattcttggtgGTTTCAGTGCCtttcagaatgagccgtttcagggttctgtcgctttaagaaaacaagccacagctgcccatgcCTTCCActtcccccactcaggctgctaagaAGCTTCGATatatgggaggggcttggagctgAGCCGTTAATCCTCTAATAGCAGGTATCAATTGTACACGAGTGGTAATTCTATTCTAATTtccttgtttgtgacatcacaaacaggagctttttgaaactgcttgttttaggcacataattcctaaaaccaacacCAAAAGAAAGCGGATGGACATTTTATCTCAGGTTTGGAGTGTTGTAGAGACCTACATGGTGGCACACAAGGATTCAAAAGATGAGTTTTGCATAATCTTTATTTTTATGCTACTTCCACTCAACATACTcatctattttattttttcatcatgaaaaatagctgttttgattttttttctaacCAAATTCGGCTTCGGCTACCTGGTAATTTTCCTTTGGAGAAGGCCTCTGAATCCAGTTGGTACGTGTCCTGAAGACGCATCAGAGCCTTGGCTGCACCGGTCTGATCCTCTGCATCGGGGAAGTATTGCCGGTGTACAGACATGTTGGCGACAAACCCTGGAAAGATGGTAAGAATGACtcatattttaataataaaaggaTCATATGAGAAATAGAGAATGGATCTAATCTAAACATTGTGACACATTTAATGCTAAACTTCATGTTTGCCTTTTCTGAGCATAAGGTGACATGTTTGGGTGTCTGTAGGCTGGATCCACAAATCTAACTCAAAAATGCAACCCTGCTGTTTTGTGTTTTTCCTGGGTTTGAGCATATCTAAATCAGTCAGTGGTATCAAAATAAAAAACCTGCAGAGAGGTTAGAAGatccttctttcttcttttttatctcAACTTCACACCATGGTACACTGCCTATGTTTAGGTTTAAAACAAATCTAACGCTTTATGGTTTGCTTTGCTAATATTATTCTAACGTTAAATTCAGATTTTATACTTTGGTTTTCTGCTTTTGGAACAAAAATAGCCTCCAAAAACCCTTAAGAAAACATGTGAGCTTTTTGATTTGGACTCATTTAAAGCAGCTTTTAATGAGGTCATATATAAAGGTAACAGATCAGCATTGTGAATAGTTAAAGCAAGTACTGTATGTCCTTTGCACACGTTATTGAGTGTAATTTGTGTTTATTAAAGTGTTCAAATTTTCATACAAACAACCAACAAAAATATATTTATGCTATTGTACATTAAGAAGTCTTGGTATTAAAAATATAAGAAAGAGTACCAATATGCTGCTTTACTGACTGATTTATAATTTCTACTTTAGCATTACTTCCCTGTGaggcaaaaaaaacaacaactaaccTTTAGTGTAAAGTTGACATTTTATTATTTGTATTTATGACAAATGTTGTTATTGTATAAATAAATCAGAATATTTGCCATCTGATTACATCCCTTCTCCaccttcagtttttttatttgctttaaaTTTGTGTTAGTAAAGAAAAATCATCAAAAATTTTATAAAACacagtaaaaacaaaataaaaccttaTTTTCATGACATTTACACCCAGCCTCTAGACGCTCACTAACAGCCACATCTACAGATTGGTTTTCAGGAGACACTCCAGCTGCCGCACACAGATAAGGGCTTGTGTCttaacacgtacacacacacacacacacacacacacacacacacacacacacacacacacacacacacacacacacacacacacacacacacacacacacacacactcaaagtgAGAACATGGACAAAATATGCATGGATGGGAAGCAGCTGCAGCAAAAACTAGACAGGCAGTTTTATAAGGAGACGCTTTTGGAGCAAAGCTGCACAGCAGATAGTTACACACTATAGCCAACGCTTTCTTTTTTAATGTACTCGTTTATCTCCTCTCGACTTTTTATTTGCTGCTCACTATATTTCAGACCTCCTTCTGGAGACGTTTTCTTACCATCCGATGGATTCTGAAGCACTAAACTCTCCAGTTCAGGCCACTCAGTGTTGAGTCTCTTCATCAGCTTGTAGGCGTTCACCGGGTGGGCCAGGTAGCCCTCTGGGTCAGACGTAGACACCTGAGTCAGGGCGTCCAGTTTACTGGCCCAACTGAATTATAAAAAAGGGAttgtaaaacaaacaaaagttcAGTGAAAAAACATTACAAACTCCTAAAAtttctaaaatataaaaactaactccgTATTCAAGATCAAGTGATGTGGATTTTTCTACTGCAGGAACCGATACAGATGTGTGGAGTTTCACCGATGGCCGACAAGTGCTGTCAAATTTTTTGTGGATTTTCATGGCAGATTAGAGATGTTTTCAACCTTATCTGCATGCTTCTGAACaaatttaaccaactgttgaatcttaattttgtgcactgctcagaataactaaataaaaaacatttaaagcgATGCAATTTGGTGGAAATTTCACATATTCAGCCGACAAGGATGGTTCAGTAGCGTTTTGTTGCAGAGAGGatactctgctgtgtgtctgcggGTGTGATGAGCTCATGGAGCGGGGCTGCGGAGTGAACAGTAGTGAGACAGAACTCAGCACTAAGGTTTAGGTATTGCTGCGATCTGTGGCAGACTGTTACTTCTCTGTAGGTTAGTAGGTTTTTATTTGTTAAGGAGGATTAGAAGGATGAATGTCCAACAGACAGTTCAGCTGTTTAACTTGAAGACGGGAAAAGGAGGCATGCAGCCGGAGTCTGACGCCAAAGCGAGTGTTTTTAAAACGATGCTTAATgtttgaggaagatgagctgggTCATGAGCTGACGCTAAAAACAAGTGTTGACGGCGAcactttattttatattttcagATTTGTTTGGGTCTGCTGACGAATGCTTTCAGGAGGTGCGCTCATGACGCTGCGTGTCCTGCAGGAGTGAGACGTCGTGCAGGCTGCCTTACTGAAACCTTGCGGCGTACAGTGGTCCACCTTTCTGGAACTCTCAGTGTGACCCGGgcataaaagctagcttgtttcacAGATTAGGTAAAGCACCTTTAAAGCAGCAAATGGAGTTTATCTCCTCTGAGATAGTGTTGCCTTGTGTTGTGACACAAGTTGCTTTCAGTCTGAAACATGTTACTGATggagatttttagacaaatgcgagagaactggctagctgcgcagtggcgcaagaaggtcctgggttcgcttcccagcctgggatctttctgcatggagtttgcatgttctccctgtgcatgcgtgggttctctccgggtactccggcttcctcccaccgtccaaaaacatgactgttaggttgattggtctgtacaaattgtccttaggtgagtgggtgtgtgagagagagagagagagagcgagagagagagagagagagagagagagagagagagcgagagagagagagagagagagagagagagagagagagcgagagagagtgagtgagtgagagagagagagagagagagagagagagagagagagagagagagagagagagagcgagagtgagtgagtgagtgagagagagagagagagagagagagagagagagagagagagagagagagagagagagagagagagagagagagagagagagagagagagagagagagagagagagagagagagagagagagagagagattgtcatgcgtgtctctgtgttgccacaGCGAGAAAACTGCTTTATTAATGATTTTTTTCATGGGGTTTTCTTTATCTCCACAAtacatttatagctatactatgctagaacattgttaagaagaATAAGAGGAAttactatttttttttttaccaaatttgATATTGCAGCTTTAACCAAAGTTGATCACAAAAttcataaatgaacattttaatcaaaattggtatatttaaaaaatatatattggtAAGTATCGGGCCGATATCTTGGTCTCTCCCTACTCGTTGCATGTGACCTGACAACACAGACACAGAAaccaggaaagaggccaaagaAATCTCATTAGTGTCTGTTGGAGTAGAAATGTTTGTGTCATTAATCAAGCCTGGAGAAAGCAGATGGAACAGAGTTAGTAAGATTCTCCATTGAGTCATCTGCATTAAGTGGGGGTTTTATTTAGCACTATTAGCTGTTAGATATCATAAGGAGGAGGGGAGTAGAATATGAGAAAAATGATTAAAAGGTACTTTTTGACAGCAGCAAGCTTGTACTCCTCCGCTCTGATGTACTCCCTCAGAGACTGAACCAACTCCTTTTCTGTGTGAATCAGGTCAGTCATTTGTCCTGCAATGacacagaaacaaaggtgttaccATAAAGTCGCTGCTTACTCACTGCCTTACAGAACATCTTTGGTAAACTGTTCTTCTGGCTCAGGTGAAAGAAATCCTCAGACACAAACGGCAGCTGAATATGAATCTTTGAAGAGGTGGTCGGTTTAGCGTGCATTTCAGGGAGGCACTCGGCCacgacttaagcctggtttatgcttctccgtcagctccgcaagagaCAGACACGCaccgattgacggaagcgttttgctctcatacttctcgtctcctggagagtgttgcaaagcaattccccggcaggacaacagagggcgtagcgctgttctgtggtatcctgtcatgtatcggtccaagatagtgtgtttatattgtgtatattttttgtgtatataagagactttttaacaccaacaaatttgtctctcattctcctccacctcttcatgcgctcgccacctctaaaccaacgtttcctgtcatttccgtccacaaataaaacacttgctgcatatattttcactcctccagtcacggggaattaaaagttcatgtttttagagtttgttcgcgaggtattcttcaagctgctccatgtctgccgctagttatcctcggctctctttaaggttttgagggcgcaatgccggtggtgtagacaacagcggcgtcctgaccaatcacaagcttgcgttgtccgtctcgactgacggatgtttagaaaagagagctcgacgccgtccgtccttgcggagctctccggcaggcccgcaaggacattgcatgtctccgcactgacgcagacggagaagcatgaatcaggctttattcaACCTAAACAACTGACCAGGAGGGTGGAGCGAGACATTTTGCAATGCAACCAAATACGAGACATGATGTAAAAGTTTcgcaaaatgcaaaaaaaaaaaaaaaaaaaaactcataaatttttttgtttttgaagcattttagaatttttttggGCACAACAAATTCAAAAAATTAAACTAATCTTTAAAAATCTATTTGAATATTTACTTGATCATAGAAAAGCACTGATTCAGTGTTTTTGGGCAGATACCAATTTCTGATTTTACTGTAATAATTAAAAATACCAAAACACTTGATAATTTTTTGCTCATGAATTTCTGGTCAACTTGAGATTTATGATTCTAGAAGTAAAATGCTTTAAATGAAAGATTTTACTGCTTGTCACTGGGGTTGagtttagggctgaaacgattcctcgagtacctcgaataattcgagtacaaaaaatcctcgagtcaaattctctgcctcgaggattcgtttaattcatatttaattaattcatggctttgcagtcgcctgtggtcatgtttcacccggactgaaataagtgatgcacatgcccactggactgaatcgcACACGCGAGTagggaatgtaacttaactttctcttaagctatggcggacaacgtggaccccggtggagtgcgaaaaagacagaaaatgtcaagatgtgggaccatttttcacgtcgtgaggtggaaaacgtagtccagtgaaaatactgtaaaatggatttagcctaccacaacaccacatcctccgtgctgcagcacctgtaaatgtcacttctgcaagcggactcggagcctctacaagataacgctttttagcctgtatttctatatattctgccgacactgtgcgactttttcgtttgtaaccAGCTAAAATTTTCTCCAAGTACACGTGACATTTTtctagtttcagctcacaccgtacgtctggtagcaacacgtcggacttaaaatgtgctaaaaattagcatttttacacaaaacgtcggacttttactgtgttgttattgatatttgctgtccctcgggattgctgcagcaggactggtatttatgagaggaaaacgaaagaaagtaaataaatgttttgtgatcagtataatttgacaaaaccacggcaaacatgctttctcgacaatccttgttattgtgtgagaaaaaaagtgttgaaattaaaacggacgtgtgttaacagggaaacagccggcgagctgtttgcgcatgcaccatgagcggttctggttctgtttgggccgcagccgctcgcagcgctacttcaacagttatcctctggcttgcaggctagcagattctcgcacgaggggaaaatcggctcaagttgtgtgcttattttttgcacaggcatttgtttactgtgaagtaaagttgaagtactgaagttttgcaaactaattttgaataaaacttgaagaataactggcaactgcttgctcattttaagaggtctttcataattataacatgctatttgatataatggtttacaaacacaaaagggtaatttattagagtactcgattaatcgaaaaaaatattcgatagagtactcgattacaaaaatattcgatagctgcagccctagttgagTTTGGGTTTACCTCATACAACTGAGTGTTAATACATTTTAGTCCTGATTTCACAGCATATCAATAGAATTAATGCATAAATTcataatgtatttttttaaagaacaaaaaacaaaccAGTGAATAAACAGAACTGGATACTATTAAGTTTGACTGAGTTAACTGGTAAATAACTAACCTGAAACCTAAACGTCTGATTTTTATTTGAGTCTTTGAATGCAGCATTTCCAAAAAAGCAATAAAACATTCAACATTTTTTTCCATTTGTCCCTGAACCATCACCTTCACTAAGAGCCAGTTTGTTTTATCAAACACAGATATTTTTATTCCAGAAACATGAATTTCAAAATAATTTGAATTTGAACAAAAACAGTGTccttttaatttatttaattgaGATAAATGAGAAAAGAGGTAAATATGTTTTAGCCTTCAAAACCACAATCGGTGCATCTCCAATAATTTTATCTAGATGacgtaaaaaaaattaaaccgtATTGTATTTTTAAACATGTACAATATTTTTCGACTTCCTTCAGCAGTCTTTCAAAAAAGAATTAATGAAGTACAAAAAAGCATGTAGAGAGGTTTGGGCTGATATCGATACTTGATAATATCGCTgtcatggccgataaccgatatttaccAACATTATATTTTACATATTTCCCTACACGTTGGacactgtgtatgtgtgtgtgtgactggccaATACTGATGCTGATATATCGGACATCTCTACTTAAGATCATGTGACATTTTTCCACAACAGGGGCTTCTATTAGGATTGCTACTCTAGTATTGCTTCATGAATGAGCCCACAGAAAGTGCTACATAACATCTGCAATGATAATCAATCTGCCAACAGTTGGCAAATGAACATTTTGGaatcaaattaaattaaatattagggATTTGTAACCCACCGATGGATGTAAAGACCTCTCCATGTGTTGTCCAGGAGCAGTAGAACCAAACCCAGGACACGATCGACAGGAAGTTCCTCATTTTGTCCTGATTCTTGACCTGAAATAAGAAACACGACTGTTTCTGTTACCATAGAACCGACATGAGCAGTCTGTAATAATAAATGTGCATGAGGggtcagtgtgagctgaaaccttACATTATTTAACACGGCCACTAGATGGCCAGAGATATTCACGATAAAACAAACCATGGCTGAAAACAGAGGTTGgactaaaaataaaacattaaacaataaaacatgtttaaacctcAGTTTATAGTAACACATTACGTTTGTCAAACTCAGTTAAGTTTGACATATTAAATAAAATTTAACATAAGAATATAAAGCAAGTAAAATCAAAAGCAGAAGGCTTTGTGTAACCTATTGTTTCTATGTTTATTATTACTTTGCTGTCTGGCGTTTGCATGAATAATATTATCTGAGGCAAAAGAAACTTGAGCTTTCCGTTCTCACATGAGAAACTTTGTAAAAGTGACAAAAGCTAGACTTTCTGCTCCTGGATTGTGTCCAACTCTACAGCAGCACGACTCGTAAGTGATGACTGTTTAgatgtgaaacacacacacacacacacacgcacccacacgtAGACGAACATTCACAATGCTTAACATGAGCACAGCGCTGTCATGTCTGCACCACTCTATAATCAGACTGCACAGAAAATGATCATCTGGAGGATTATAATGAGACTTTGGTTAGAAGGTACACTCCAGGTGAAAACCAAACCCTTTCACTTCTTTGCCACCTGCTTAGAAAACACGAGTTGACGTTATGTTGCTGCAGAAATATGCTAAGTTAATGCATGAAACATAAAAGCTATGTGGTACTAACATATGACGTTTTAAAATTATACAAAGGACCAATTTGGAGAGCATAACTGCAGAGCAAACTTTCAGGAGTGGGGGGTGTCCTATAAGGTCATTTCAAGGAGTCATATAGGAGGAGCGGATGCAGAAAACagtatttggagtcttactcattaatattcatgatattccAACATCTCCCcccgattggctaacagaaacgcaactcttccgctgcctccagTCACCCTTTTGTTCTTGTGTAAAAACTGCAACAtatgtttgatctccacaaatcACACAAGTCTGGACCtgttccgccatgttgtggagttgctaatgctaatggttagtttctaTTTGTCAAaaagcgctctgctctctcctggagacaacATTTAACAGAGACTTACCGGGTCGTGAGTCCATGAATccaaatttacagtgtgacgtagatctatgtTACTTTTTTGgtttgacccgaccgggatttgaactctGATATCCCAGTCCCAGTGCGGACACCCTACCACTAAGTCACTGAGCTGGTAAGCATTGCCCTGACTATTTTCTTTTATAATAAAATTGCAATAAATGCAAAGAAATcta from Nothobranchius furzeri strain GRZ-AD chromosome 10, NfurGRZ-RIMD1, whole genome shotgun sequence includes the following:
- the LOC107386792 gene encoding prolyl 4-hydroxylase subunit alpha-2 isoform X4; this encodes MRNFLSIVSWVWFYCSWTTHGEVFTSIGQMTDLIHTEKELVQSLREYIRAEEYKLAAVKNWASKLDALTQVSTSDPEGYLAHPVNAYKLMKRLNTEWPELESLVLQNPSDGFVANMSVHRQYFPDAEDQTGAAKALMRLQDTYQLDSEAFSKGKLPGVHSNAELTVDDCFDMGKTAYNDADYYHAVLWFQQSLKQLDGGEEAVVSKAEILDYLSYSVYQMGDLPRAVELTRRLVAVDPSHERAGGNLRYFELLLSKQLNEMNQAYQPASEESIQLGTYTRPKDHLPEREAYEALCRGEGVQMTKARQSRLFCRYQDGNRNPRLLLKPMKEEDEWDNPHIVRYLEMLSDIEIEKIKELAKPRVRPEVLASCFLLANCLFVYKILGFQHKNTFLCTLSLTLQLARATVRDPKTGVLTTANYRVSKSAWLEGEEDVVIDRVNQRIEDITGLTVETAELLQVANYGVGGQYEPHFDFSRKDEPDAFKRLGTGNRMATFLNYMSDVEAGGATVFPDFGAVIWPRKGTAVFWYNLFRSGEGDYRTRHAACPVLVGSKWVSNKWIHERGQEFRRPCGLTEVD